TGGAGGAATCGGTTTACAGTTTTCACCGTTTTTCTCTCCGTTCGTGCTGAGCCTGTCGAAGTGCTCAGCACGAACGGAGAGATCCGAGATCACTTTTCATTCGCTTGTGCGACCTTGCGCTTGTGCGACCTTACCGCAATTCCCTACGGTCGCCAATGCTGTAACAGCAATGCGCCCTAGCGCTGACGAAAGATGCGCTCTAGCTCTATGCCGGTGAGACTCCGAATACCTACCGCAGTATAGATGATGGCAATGGAAAGGATGATAATTGCCGGCACAGAGATAACAGGAAAACTCAAGGCCGTCATCTTGCCCAGTTCTTCGTTGAATGCCGTAGTCCCCGGCTGGCTTACCACCACAAGACGCGCCAGGATGTAATTCAAGACTGAGGAAAGAAAGAACGACGCCGCTACGATGTAGGTGGCATGTACCAGGCGCTTTTCGTAGGCTGCTCGTGTGCCGCGATCATCGAGGGCGGTGTCCACCGCCTCGCTATCGATGACCTGATTCAGCAGCATGGAGAGGAGTGAAAACCGGGTCTTGAGCGAACCGAGCACAGCAATGCCGATGAGAAGCGGAATGGCCCCTTCTTTGACGGCAATCCACATGGGATCGAGTTTGAGCAGCCCAATGCCACCGGTGAGCAGAATGCCCACGATGCCCACAACTGGGAGAAAGTTGAAAGTGCGCCGCAGCGAAAAATCAATAATCCCGTATGCCAGTGGGAAGGCCAGCGCGACCAATAGTCCGTTGACCGGGCCCAACCATTCGTCATTGCTGAAGCGCATGAGAATGATAGCGGGAACCACGATATTCAGCAGCAGACTGAGCAAGGGATTCTCGCGTCTTGCAACCGTGTTGTTCTGCGCGGAGTCACTCATCGAAAGTTTGCCTTCTTCGTGCGGCTACAATTCTGACTTTGATTGTACAACGTAGGGGGTTGGGAGGGCACGCGACGAGGCGCCCCGCAATCCATCGATAAGTCTAACGGGAACACAAGATTGGTGCTACGCCAATTGTGATGTCCGGCTGCGTCGTCCTTAGGAGGTGTATTTAGGGAGATGGTATTTAGACCGGGGTGATGGTTGACTTGCTGGATAGGCCAAGCACAGGATTTGACCCAAGGTGATTTAGTGTGTTCTGCTTGCTGTGCGTAGAAAATCTGCCCGAGGAGTAGTGATTTACATATGGTGCGCCAACTGGCGAGAGTCTCGCTCAAGAGCGGGGAGCGGATGCATTGTCTGCTGATAGAAGAACCGGAGGCAAGCTGGGCCGAAGACGTGCAGCGTTTGCTTGTGCATAAGCGCGACCACGTGCACTGGCATATCGCGCGTGCTATTGAGGGGCCGCTCGATGAACTGGAAACACGTTTCTACCTGGGTGTGGTAAATGGTCAGGCGGTTGGCAACATCATGACGGTAGAACACGACGGCATCGGCATACTTGGTCACGTGTTCACGAGTCCCGAGCAGCGGCGCAAAGGCATCGCGAGCCATATCATGGCAGCGCAAATGCGGGACTTCCAGGAGCGCGGCGGGCGGGTGCTCACGCTCGGGACGGGTTTTGATTCGCCGCCGTACTGGATATATCACGGCTATGGCTTTCGCAGCATCGTCGAAGGCAGCGGTGCTATGTGGTACTGGCGGCAGCCGGAGCAGGCGGCAGAACTCTGGCGCGCCCCGATCACCGGCGTTGCGTCTCCGCTTTGGCAGCATTGGCCGCTGGTCAATTTGCTGTGCATTCAGCCGGGTGGCGACCGCCTGCGGCTCGCCGCGCGCCGCCTGTGGGGACCCCGCAATTTCGAAGGTGACTTCACCCAGTATAAGCGCGACTTAGAATCTGAGGATTCAACTATTGTGTCGCGCGTGCTGGAGAATGAGGCCGGGCTGGTCGTGGGTTTCGCCAGTCTGGAGGACGATCCGTTGTGGGGCGGCACGGCGGCCTTGCTCGATCTTGTCATGCATCCTACGGCATGGCACGCGGCGGGAGACTTGCTCGATGCTCTGCCTCTAGCGTCAAGACCAATCTTCGCCTACGCCGATCACGATTCTTCCAAGAATGACGTGCTACGCGCCCACGGCTTTACCCAAGTAGCCTCCTGGCCGGAGTGGCTGCCGGTCGGCGGCGAATTGCACGGCGTGAACTGCTGGCTGCGGCGGTGAGATAATGCCCCAGAGCGGGAACCACGCGGCAGCCCTCTGTTGAATTCCCTTGCTAGGCCCTGTCCTCGCCTCGCTCTCCGCGCAAACGCGAATCGCGTCTTGCGAACTCTCACCGCGCCGAGACGGTACTGGGAATGGACTAGTGCCAATGAAGGGCATCTTGCGAATCTGGGAATAGAGCTTGCCATGGATTCTGCCTTGAGTGATTGCCATCGTACGTTATTATAGAAAATGGAAGATGAGGGTCTCCAACGCGTGCTGATTGGATATGAGGTGAGGGGATGGGAACAGAGAAGCGTTCTTACTAAGGAGTGCGTGATGCTCTCGCGACGGACATTCATAGCGAGCACAGCGGCGCTGGCGGCGGCCGCCTGTGGCGCCCCCGGGTCTGCGACGTCGCTGCCGACCCGAAGTGGCGAGGGAGATCTCATCTGGGCATCCACGTGGTTTAGCGAACTGCGTGTATCGACCGGTTTTGCCCGGCGTATGATCAATACGCTTGAAGCGGTAATGGCGGCATTGGAGGCGGACACGGAAAACCCCAATGGTCCCGCTAAAGGGGGCTACACCCTGAAGTCGGGCCTCGTTTCTCCAGAGCAAGCTAATC
This genomic stretch from Chloroflexota bacterium harbors:
- a CDS encoding MFS transporter, with the translated sequence MSDSAQNNTVARRENPLLSLLLNIVVPAIILMRFSNDEWLGPVNGLLVALAFPLAYGIIDFSLRRTFNFLPVVGIVGILLTGGIGLLKLDPMWIAVKEGAIPLLIGIAVLGSLKTRFSLLSMLLNQVIDSEAVDTALDDRGTRAAYEKRLVHATYIVAASFFLSSVLNYILARLVVVSQPGTTAFNEELGKMTALSFPVISVPAIIILSIAIIYTAVGIRSLTGIELERIFRQR
- a CDS encoding GNAT family N-acetyltransferase codes for the protein MVRQLARVSLKSGERMHCLLIEEPEASWAEDVQRLLVHKRDHVHWHIARAIEGPLDELETRFYLGVVNGQAVGNIMTVEHDGIGILGHVFTSPEQRRKGIASHIMAAQMRDFQERGGRVLTLGTGFDSPPYWIYHGYGFRSIVEGSGAMWYWRQPEQAAELWRAPITGVASPLWQHWPLVNLLCIQPGGDRLRLAARRLWGPRNFEGDFTQYKRDLESEDSTIVSRVLENEAGLVVGFASLEDDPLWGGTAALLDLVMHPTAWHAAGDLLDALPLASRPIFAYADHDSSKNDVLRAHGFTQVASWPEWLPVGGELHGVNCWLRR